The Gemmatimonas sp. UBA7669 genome window below encodes:
- a CDS encoding M56 family metallopeptidase: MPDLFSLPPSGSLLLWLLTWLITASLVSASLAAAAFVLERLLRGLVPARALWAGAIALATVLALTQPLRTTPVSAPTVSGIAVPLRLEPTLATPSPLKRGVDALRDVVAALPASLSNTSSAIAQQLHLRLQQSAPSTHRVAANALLLAWPLTSVVLGVLLFASYRRQRRLVTHAPQAVIGAQSVRLSDDFGPAVVGLQRPDIVVPSWLLSRSAREQQLVVAHEQSHVQAGDHVLLLAANLAVVLMPWNAALWFMTTRLRLAIELDCDARVLSQMAAPREYGQLLIELSAALQPARRLHAVPAFSYRASHLERRLHTMTARPARFRQARRITGVVMATATLAVACKAELPTATDVAAMDVASAQRKAVAFTGQTDDARFFVNGVETSKADAMKISSDRIATIEVRKSDKGEQLMFVATTDANKTASFSAIESARTEAAPSNVLRLRRADSDTVLLRASTDSSPTRIRLSSKASTGPAPLYILDGKRVDETAMNRLAPSSIESVEVVKGAAGVALYGNDAANGVVVIKTKR, from the coding sequence ATGCCTGACCTGTTCAGCCTCCCGCCCTCCGGCAGCCTGCTGCTCTGGCTGCTCACCTGGCTGATCACCGCCTCACTGGTCTCCGCCAGCCTCGCTGCCGCCGCCTTCGTGCTGGAGCGCCTGCTGCGCGGGCTCGTACCGGCGCGCGCACTCTGGGCCGGCGCCATCGCGCTCGCCACGGTGTTGGCACTGACGCAGCCCCTGCGCACCACCCCCGTGTCGGCGCCGACCGTATCGGGTATTGCCGTACCGCTTCGACTCGAGCCAACCCTCGCCACGCCGTCGCCCCTCAAACGCGGCGTCGACGCCCTGCGCGACGTCGTCGCGGCACTACCGGCATCATTGAGCAACACCAGTTCGGCCATCGCGCAGCAACTGCACCTGCGGCTCCAGCAGAGCGCACCGTCCACGCATCGTGTGGCAGCAAACGCGCTCTTGCTCGCTTGGCCGCTCACCTCAGTCGTGCTGGGTGTGTTGCTGTTCGCGAGCTATCGTCGCCAGCGCCGCCTCGTGACCCATGCGCCTCAGGCCGTCATTGGCGCGCAGTCCGTGCGACTGAGCGATGACTTCGGCCCCGCGGTGGTGGGCCTGCAGCGGCCTGACATTGTGGTGCCGTCCTGGCTGCTTTCACGGAGTGCGCGTGAACAACAGTTGGTGGTGGCACACGAACAGTCACATGTGCAAGCGGGAGACCATGTCCTGCTGCTCGCGGCCAACCTGGCCGTGGTCCTCATGCCGTGGAACGCTGCGCTCTGGTTCATGACCACGCGTCTGCGTCTGGCCATTGAACTCGACTGCGACGCGCGCGTGCTGTCACAGATGGCCGCGCCGCGTGAATACGGTCAATTGCTCATTGAACTGTCGGCCGCGCTGCAACCCGCGCGCCGCCTGCATGCCGTACCCGCTTTTTCCTACCGCGCGTCCCACCTCGAACGGAGACTGCACACGATGACCGCTCGCCCCGCCCGCTTCCGCCAGGCCCGTCGCATCACCGGCGTTGTCATGGCTACGGCCACACTCGCTGTGGCCTGCAAGGCTGAACTGCCCACCGCCACGGACGTCGCCGCCATGGACGTGGCCAGTGCGCAACGCAAGGCCGTGGCTTTCACCGGACAGACTGACGATGCGCGGTTCTTTGTGAACGGCGTCGAAACCAGCAAGGCTGACGCCATGAAGATCTCGTCCGATCGCATCGCCACCATCGAGGTGCGCAAGAGCGACAAGGGCGAACAGCTCATGTTCGTGGCCACTACCGATGCCAACAAGACAGCCAGCTTCTCGGCCATCGAAAGCGCACGGACTGAGGCAGCGCCGAGCAACGTCCTTCGCCTGCGCCGCGCCGACAGCGACACCGTGCTGCTGCGCGCATCAACCGACAGCAGCCCCACCCGCATTCGTCTGTCGTCCAAGGCCAGTACCGGCCCCGCGCCCCTCTACATTCTCGATGGCAAGCGCGTCGACGAAACTGCCATGAACCGCCTCGCGCCCTCGTCCATCGAGTCCGTCGAAGTGGTCAAGGGCGCGGCCGGTGTGGCGCTCTACGGCAACGACGCCG
- a CDS encoding BlaI/MecI/CopY family transcriptional regulator produces MSDLHFPPRELAVMSVLWRLGSATVADVREHLDEDLAYTSVLSALQILEDKGYVRHEAEGRAYRYFPTVAADKAGRSAITRIKDAIFQGSAERMFAQLVADRQLSRDELQRMRELLAKRLGVDNASDDA; encoded by the coding sequence ATGTCCGACCTCCACTTCCCCCCGCGCGAACTCGCCGTCATGTCCGTCCTCTGGCGCCTCGGCTCTGCCACCGTCGCCGACGTCCGCGAACATCTCGACGAAGACCTCGCCTACACCTCCGTGCTCTCCGCCCTCCAGATCCTCGAGGACAAGGGCTACGTGCGCCACGAGGCCGAAGGCCGCGCCTACCGCTACTTCCCTACTGTGGCCGCCGACAAGGCCGGCCGCAGCGCCATCACGCGCATCAAGGACGCGATCTTCCAAGGCTCCGCCGAACGCATGTTCGCCCAGCTCGTCGCCGATCGCCAACTCAGTCGCGACGAACTGCAGCGCATGCGCGAACTGCTCGCCAAGCGACTCGGAGTTGACAATGCCAGCGACGATGCCTGA
- a CDS encoding hydroxypyruvate isomerase family protein has protein sequence MPKPDDVSHSRRHLVTGLGVTMGAAAVVGPAFAAPALAAPALGAQVNASDSPAAGRLKQSVARWCFARMPIHDLCKEAKRIGLMGIDLLGPEEWSIPAQYGLECTMGNSWGSIPVGFNRVEHHHKLVSDGEPYIARAAAAGVKRIVVFSGNRNGLSDREGIANCITGLKRLMPVAEKHGVVLCMEMLNSKVDHKDYHADHTAWAVAVAEGVNSPSFRLLYDIYHMQVMEGDVIATIGRAWPWIAHFHTAGVPGRHEIGDAQELNYRAIARAIADRGYEGVFAHEFMPEKAGFETLGEAVRICTV, from the coding sequence ATGCCGAAGCCTGACGACGTGTCCCATAGCCGCCGTCATTTGGTTACCGGCCTCGGCGTCACGATGGGGGCAGCGGCCGTTGTGGGCCCGGCGTTTGCTGCGCCGGCGTTGGCGGCACCAGCATTGGGGGCACAGGTGAACGCAAGCGACTCACCGGCCGCCGGACGCCTCAAGCAGTCGGTGGCCCGCTGGTGTTTTGCGCGCATGCCCATTCATGACCTGTGCAAGGAAGCCAAGCGCATTGGTCTCATGGGCATCGATCTCCTGGGCCCTGAGGAGTGGAGCATTCCGGCGCAGTACGGCCTCGAGTGCACCATGGGCAACAGCTGGGGCAGCATTCCCGTGGGCTTCAATCGCGTGGAGCATCACCACAAGCTCGTGAGTGACGGCGAGCCCTACATTGCGCGCGCGGCGGCGGCCGGCGTCAAGCGCATTGTCGTGTTCAGCGGCAACCGCAACGGCCTCAGTGATCGCGAGGGCATCGCCAACTGCATTACGGGCCTCAAGCGCCTCATGCCCGTCGCCGAAAAGCACGGCGTGGTGCTGTGCATGGAGATGCTCAACAGCAAGGTCGATCACAAGGACTACCACGCCGATCACACCGCCTGGGCGGTAGCGGTGGCCGAAGGCGTGAACAGTCCGTCGTTTCGCCTGCTCTACGACATCTACCACATGCAGGTCATGGAGGGCGATGTGATTGCCACCATCGGCCGCGCCTGGCCGTGGATTGCGCACTTCCATACCGCTGGTGTGCCGGGGCGGCACGAGATTGGCGACGCGCAGGAACTCAACTATCGCGCCATCGCACGCGCGATCGCCGATCGCGGATACGAGGGAGTGTTTGCGCATGAGTTCATGCCGGAGAAGGCGGGGTTCGAGACGTTGGGGGAGGCGGTTCGGATTTGTACGGTGTGA
- the mtgA gene encoding monofunctional biosynthetic peptidoglycan transglycosylase codes for MSPRRKTGTKRGTGWRRWLRRLAIGLAVFLLLPVPAILLFSVVDPPITAVMLARAGSRLMDGTRPVFPRHTPVSREQQSPRLRRAVLASEDDRFYLHFGIDTLELRKALERRRQGGRLRGASTLTQQVAKNIFLWNGRSFIRKGLEVYLTLWLELLLSKERILDLYINLAEWGPDEFGAEAGAQRHFRKSAAKLTREEAARMAAILPSPRRWSPQGNIATRRAAVILARMNYPAPRELPEASPTSRRKTQRR; via the coding sequence ATGAGTCCTCGCCGCAAGACGGGCACGAAGCGCGGTACCGGGTGGCGACGTTGGCTGCGCCGCTTGGCTATCGGTCTCGCCGTGTTCCTGCTGCTTCCAGTGCCGGCCATCCTGCTGTTCTCGGTGGTCGACCCACCCATCACGGCGGTCATGCTGGCCCGCGCCGGCAGTCGTCTCATGGATGGCACGCGCCCCGTGTTTCCGCGGCATACGCCGGTGTCGCGCGAGCAGCAGTCACCGCGTCTGCGCCGCGCCGTGCTGGCCTCGGAAGACGACCGCTTCTACCTGCACTTCGGCATCGACACGCTCGAACTGCGCAAGGCGCTCGAGCGTCGGCGCCAGGGCGGACGACTGCGCGGTGCGAGCACGCTCACGCAGCAGGTGGCCAAGAATATCTTCCTCTGGAACGGTCGCTCGTTCATCCGCAAAGGACTCGAGGTCTATCTCACGCTCTGGCTCGAGCTCCTGCTGAGCAAGGAACGCATCCTCGACCTGTACATCAATCTCGCCGAGTGGGGCCCCGATGAGTTCGGCGCCGAGGCGGGTGCGCAGCGACACTTTCGCAAGAGTGCGGCCAAGCTCACTCGTGAGGAGGCCGCGCGCATGGCGGCCATTCTGCCCTCACCTCGGCGCTGGTCACCACAGGGCAACATTGCCACGCGCCGCGCGGCCGTCATCCTCGCGCGCATGAACTATCCGGCACCTCGCGAGCTGCCCGAAGCGTCACCGACATCACGTCGCAAAACGCAACGTCGCTAG
- a CDS encoding lysophospholipid acyltransferase family protein, producing the protein MAESSPARRPTLAHRLEYAATRGAVAALRLLGWRGASWVGGRLARFAYRPLGIRRGVVERQIAAAFPDLSPADVQRLAERSYDNLGRTSIEAAILPGTSREDLLARVERVSGWEHVEAALAKGQGIICVTGHLGNWELGGAFVAARGVPIDAVARGMANPIFEAYVTRTRHDIGMQVIHDKDAVRRTPRALRDNHLVAFLSDHDALGLASTFVPFFGRPAKTPRGPAVFALRFDTPVLFMVFVRLPNGRYAFECEPVVVERTGDREHDIDAIVRRYTAMLEAKVREYPDQYFWQHRRWRRQPPDTPPHLREP; encoded by the coding sequence ATGGCCGAATCATCCCCCGCACGTCGCCCCACGCTGGCGCATCGTCTCGAATACGCCGCCACACGCGGCGCCGTCGCGGCCCTCCGCCTGCTGGGCTGGCGTGGCGCCAGTTGGGTGGGAGGACGGCTGGCCCGCTTTGCCTATCGGCCACTGGGCATCCGCCGCGGCGTCGTGGAACGCCAGATCGCGGCGGCCTTTCCCGATCTGTCGCCCGCCGACGTGCAGCGTCTGGCCGAACGCTCCTACGACAACCTGGGCCGCACCTCCATCGAGGCCGCCATTCTCCCCGGCACCTCACGCGAGGATCTGCTCGCGCGCGTTGAACGCGTGAGTGGATGGGAACACGTGGAAGCCGCTCTCGCCAAGGGGCAGGGCATCATCTGCGTCACCGGACATCTCGGCAACTGGGAACTGGGCGGGGCCTTTGTGGCCGCGCGTGGTGTGCCCATCGACGCGGTGGCCCGTGGCATGGCCAATCCGATCTTCGAAGCGTACGTGACGCGCACGCGCCACGACATCGGCATGCAGGTCATCCACGACAAGGATGCCGTGCGCCGCACGCCACGCGCGTTGCGCGACAATCATCTCGTGGCCTTTCTCAGCGACCACGACGCGCTCGGATTGGCCAGTACCTTCGTGCCCTTCTTCGGACGACCGGCCAAGACGCCGCGTGGACCGGCCGTGTTTGCGCTGCGTTTCGATACCCCGGTGCTGTTCATGGTCTTCGTGCGCCTGCCGAACGGGCGCTACGCCTTTGAGTGCGAACCCGTCGTCGTGGAGCGCACCGGGGACCGCGAGCACGACATCGACGCCATCGTGCGGCGCTACACGGCCATGCTCGAAGCCAAGGTGCGTGAGTATCCCGACCAGTACTTCTGGCAGCACCGACGCTGGCGCCGTCAGCCACCCGACACACCGCCGCACCTGCGGGAGCCGTGA
- a CDS encoding cation diffusion facilitator family transporter encodes MTASPHPPTSPVSPPLPNAQRLAQVGLLVNAGLAVIKLVAGLLGNAYALVADAIESATDMVGSLVVWGGLRIASRDPDAQYPFGYGRAEALAGAVVAALMFGAAAGITVEAIREIRTPHHAPAPWTLVVLLVVIVVKETLAKRVASAGAASGSTAVTADAWHHRSDAISSFAAFVGITAAVVGGEGWEVADDWAALVAATIIAVNGMLLLRRALHELMDRAPGPAVLSCISEAALGTSGVLAIEKLKVRKTGTAFYVDIHVQADPSMTLHEAHILSGRVKGAIRRQLPAAAGVLIHMEPYEPHLTA; translated from the coding sequence ATGACGGCATCACCCCACCCACCAACGTCCCCGGTCTCGCCGCCTCTGCCCAACGCCCAGCGTCTGGCCCAGGTGGGCCTGCTGGTCAACGCCGGTCTGGCGGTCATCAAGCTGGTGGCGGGTCTGTTGGGCAACGCGTACGCCCTCGTGGCCGATGCCATCGAGAGTGCCACGGATATGGTGGGGTCGCTGGTAGTCTGGGGCGGTTTGCGCATTGCCAGTCGAGACCCGGACGCGCAGTACCCCTTTGGCTACGGCCGGGCCGAGGCGTTGGCGGGTGCCGTGGTGGCCGCGCTCATGTTTGGCGCGGCGGCCGGCATCACGGTGGAGGCCATTCGCGAGATCCGCACACCGCATCATGCGCCCGCGCCCTGGACGCTGGTCGTGCTGCTGGTGGTGATCGTGGTCAAAGAGACCTTGGCCAAGCGGGTGGCGTCGGCCGGTGCGGCGTCGGGCAGTACGGCGGTCACGGCCGACGCCTGGCATCATCGCTCGGATGCCATCAGTTCCTTTGCGGCATTTGTTGGCATCACCGCCGCCGTGGTTGGCGGTGAAGGGTGGGAGGTGGCCGACGACTGGGCCGCGCTCGTGGCGGCCACCATCATCGCGGTGAATGGCATGCTGCTGCTGCGTCGGGCCCTGCACGAATTGATGGATCGCGCCCCCGGCCCGGCGGTGCTGTCGTGCATCAGCGAGGCGGCCCTGGGCACCAGCGGCGTGCTGGCCATCGAGAAGCTCAAGGTGCGGAAGACCGGCACCGCGTTCTACGTGGACATTCACGTGCAGGCCGATCCGTCCATGACGCTGCACGAGGCGCATATTCTTTCCGGTCGGGTGAAGGGGGCCATTCGCAGACAGCTGCCCGCGGCGGCGGGTGTGCTCATTCACATGGAACCCTACGAACCCCATCTCACCGCATGA
- a CDS encoding PPK2 family polyphosphate kinase: MTAPSQHARSDKALVSLTSVGLTPLVPVNPTAPLDLGNAAARVSGAANKKELEAALAQRLARLEVLQDALFADGRHAVLLVLQGRDASGKDGVIKTVCGAFNPTGVRVTAFGPPTPLELRHDFLWRVHQAVPPRGQVGVFNRSHYEDVLAVRVRRLAPETIWRARYAHINAFEELLHANGVVICKCFLHVSQDEQHERLTERLDDPHKNWKFRAEDIEDRARWPEYTEAYHEALTRCSTAAAPWYVVPSDSKTVRNLLIADVLMRAMEALPLQYPTMPDAVREAARDFR; encoded by the coding sequence ATGACGGCTCCTTCGCAGCACGCGCGTTCAGACAAGGCGCTGGTCTCCCTGACCAGTGTGGGCCTCACGCCGCTGGTACCCGTCAATCCCACCGCGCCGCTGGACCTGGGCAATGCGGCGGCGCGGGTATCTGGCGCGGCCAACAAGAAGGAGCTCGAGGCGGCCCTGGCGCAGCGTCTTGCTCGGCTCGAGGTGCTGCAGGATGCGCTGTTTGCCGATGGGCGCCACGCCGTGCTGCTGGTGCTGCAGGGCCGCGATGCCTCGGGCAAGGACGGCGTCATCAAGACGGTATGTGGGGCGTTCAATCCAACGGGCGTGCGCGTGACGGCGTTTGGTCCGCCCACGCCGTTGGAGTTGCGCCATGATTTTTTGTGGCGGGTCCATCAGGCGGTGCCGCCGCGTGGACAGGTGGGTGTGTTCAATCGCTCTCACTACGAGGATGTGCTGGCGGTGCGCGTGCGCCGGCTTGCGCCGGAAACCATCTGGCGGGCGCGGTATGCGCACATCAACGCCTTCGAGGAACTGCTGCACGCCAACGGCGTGGTGATTTGCAAGTGCTTTCTGCATGTCTCGCAGGACGAGCAGCATGAACGGCTCACCGAGCGCCTGGATGATCCGCACAAGAACTGGAAGTTTCGCGCCGAGGACATCGAGGACCGCGCGCGCTGGCCCGAGTACACCGAGGCCTACCACGAGGCGCTCACACGTTGCAGCACCGCGGCCGCACCATGGTATGTGGTGCCGTCTGACAGCAAGACCGTACGCAACCTGCTCATTGCCGATGTGCTGATGCGCGCCATGGAGGCGTTGCCGCTGCAGTATCCCACCATGCCGGACGCCGTGCGCGAGGCGGCTCGTGATTTTCGCTAA
- a CDS encoding ATP-binding protein: MIFAKRPLGLFLRLSLALSLTALPGETHAQSQPQAQAATRVEQAVPSGHVVRTVAERRFDAASGLRASTVFAMAQDQTGVPWLATDDGVFSYAGAQWRREAMPPEFERQQVRALLHAADGGRWMGTRSGLVYRAPDGRFVVYREADGLAGGTVFSLIESDAIDGRVQVLAGTSRGVSRFNGSGFESVPLPPDLNALALMLQEARAVDGSSELWVASARGQVARLHRGTWRVFSAADGLTTESAEHLASARGDSGSTVYVAGRGGVFVLRRSAEGERFERVPGAPDNAYRVEAVPTTDARSHAVWVGTSDGRVLQWDGATWHTVSTRLSDSHGTITMLQHLAGHGGGSAVYAAARGAYLVRLSQGVAAGVSVFPDRGSPYVNAVVAERGADGRDVLWVATQDSGLVRLGAMGDVRRFGFEPGSSRGAVTDLLRVSVSPPGPVIPGAEAPRTTLALANGVPWRFDGAGFAPMLSGLNGTRVHQVRRLPDVDGVEALLAATDDGVFRWSGSRWERAPVDVRGPVTSLASGVERGARVLYVGGVHTITTLGRGVSRVDTLPALSASLGIGSVRRVCTSGASTSGYAFAFDTERGVFWRRLDEREPWRALPLRLRRVLTSLGATDLVCLDNGRLAVGTFAGLALFDVSAASVDAWRILSQVADADGLPANAISAVATSGHPELLWVGTGFGLGVVDVARAAQLSPARLALRVTVQGAREVRDGDVLMPTDNDLHVEPSLLTYHREELTRFRVQLSEGELTSPRVAVDSLGGEWLDVPDRYYHDLPPGRYTLTVWAYDWAGREYGPILRHFSMQVPAYESPAALVTYGALIALILTGAYQWRMATLRSSTQRLLERERQADAERAWFQEQVREAQKLESLGTLAGGVAHDFNNLLGVIRGNAELARTALRKGRSNADHLGAILDASDRARDIVRQILTFSRRSTPTREYVNLSRLVLDLQPLLRRMVPRTVQLVTTGAEHAHLVQGDPTQLQQLLLNLVSNAEYALRQKVTGTITLVLSTRTVAEGQPAPTGTVVVLQVRDTGDGMSEEVRQRIFEPFFTTKPTGEGTGLGMAVVHGIVVSHGGRAEVFSTPGAGSTFELTFPAANIEGLFDDDLDPDLVVDFDDESPSDASAPMSRELVVSGEFDVPVTDDGSDDHDDAVLETSPFAGTSVVVVDDEPGVAAVVERALQHAGHVVHVFTAPEAALAFIRDQPFAVDLVITDQTMPGMTGDMLTEQIHALRAELPVLILTGFSHRLSAERVAAVGVMAVLDKPVALATLRRAVNAALAGSS; the protein is encoded by the coding sequence GTGATTTTCGCTAAGCGGCCACTCGGCCTGTTCTTGAGACTGTCGTTGGCATTGTCGCTGACGGCACTGCCAGGCGAAACGCATGCGCAGTCACAGCCACAGGCTCAGGCGGCAACGCGCGTTGAACAGGCGGTGCCGAGCGGCCATGTGGTACGCACAGTAGCTGAACGACGCTTCGATGCGGCGTCGGGTCTGCGCGCGTCAACGGTATTTGCCATGGCGCAGGACCAGACCGGTGTCCCCTGGCTGGCCACCGACGACGGGGTGTTCTCGTACGCGGGCGCGCAATGGCGCCGCGAGGCTATGCCTCCCGAGTTCGAGCGTCAGCAGGTGAGAGCGCTGCTGCACGCCGCCGACGGCGGTCGCTGGATGGGCACGCGCAGTGGCCTGGTGTACCGCGCGCCCGACGGACGGTTTGTCGTGTATCGTGAGGCCGATGGTCTGGCGGGTGGTACGGTGTTCAGCCTCATCGAAAGCGATGCCATCGATGGGCGTGTGCAGGTGTTGGCGGGCACGTCGCGCGGAGTGTCACGATTCAACGGCAGTGGCTTTGAGTCGGTGCCACTCCCGCCAGACCTGAACGCGCTGGCGCTCATGCTGCAGGAGGCCCGGGCGGTTGATGGCAGCTCGGAGTTGTGGGTGGCGAGTGCACGCGGCCAAGTGGCGCGCCTTCATCGTGGTACGTGGCGGGTATTCTCAGCGGCCGATGGATTGACCACCGAGAGCGCCGAGCATCTGGCAAGTGCGCGTGGTGACTCGGGGAGCACCGTGTACGTGGCGGGTCGCGGCGGTGTGTTCGTGTTGCGTCGCTCGGCGGAGGGCGAGCGATTTGAACGAGTGCCCGGCGCACCGGACAATGCGTATCGCGTGGAGGCTGTACCGACCACGGACGCGCGCTCGCACGCGGTGTGGGTGGGCACGTCTGACGGCCGCGTGCTGCAGTGGGACGGTGCGACCTGGCACACGGTATCCACGCGCCTGTCCGACTCGCATGGCACCATTACCATGCTGCAGCATCTTGCCGGTCATGGCGGCGGGTCGGCGGTGTATGCGGCGGCGCGCGGTGCGTATCTGGTGCGCTTGTCGCAGGGCGTGGCCGCTGGTGTGTCGGTGTTTCCTGATCGCGGATCACCGTATGTGAACGCCGTGGTCGCCGAGCGCGGTGCTGATGGCCGTGACGTGCTGTGGGTGGCCACGCAGGACAGCGGTCTCGTGCGGTTGGGTGCGATGGGCGATGTACGTCGTTTTGGCTTTGAGCCGGGCAGCTCACGTGGTGCGGTGACCGACCTGTTGCGCGTCTCCGTGTCGCCGCCCGGTCCGGTAATTCCGGGTGCTGAGGCGCCGCGCACTACCTTGGCGTTGGCCAACGGTGTGCCCTGGCGATTCGATGGGGCGGGCTTTGCGCCCATGCTCAGTGGCTTGAACGGCACGCGTGTCCATCAGGTGCGGCGCCTGCCCGACGTTGATGGTGTGGAGGCCCTGTTGGCTGCCACCGACGACGGCGTATTCCGCTGGAGCGGGTCACGCTGGGAGCGCGCACCGGTCGACGTGCGCGGCCCGGTCACGTCGTTGGCGAGCGGTGTCGAGCGTGGCGCGCGCGTGCTGTATGTCGGCGGCGTCCACACCATCACCACGCTGGGTCGTGGTGTATCACGCGTCGATACGCTGCCTGCGTTGTCGGCCAGTCTGGGCATTGGGAGCGTACGTCGCGTTTGTACCAGTGGGGCGAGTACCTCGGGCTACGCATTTGCGTTCGACACGGAACGTGGCGTGTTCTGGCGTCGTCTCGACGAGCGTGAGCCATGGCGCGCGCTGCCGCTGCGGTTGCGGCGTGTGCTCACCAGCCTCGGCGCCACCGATCTCGTGTGCCTCGACAACGGCCGGCTTGCGGTGGGGACCTTTGCCGGACTGGCGCTGTTCGATGTGTCGGCGGCCTCGGTGGACGCGTGGCGCATTCTGTCGCAGGTGGCGGATGCCGATGGTCTGCCGGCCAATGCCATTTCTGCGGTGGCCACCTCTGGACACCCCGAACTGCTGTGGGTAGGCACGGGTTTTGGACTGGGTGTGGTGGATGTGGCGCGCGCCGCGCAGTTGTCGCCGGCCCGACTGGCGCTGCGCGTGACGGTGCAGGGCGCCCGTGAAGTGCGCGACGGTGATGTTCTGATGCCCACGGACAACGATCTCCACGTGGAGCCGTCGCTGCTCACCTATCATCGGGAAGAGCTCACACGGTTTCGGGTGCAGTTGAGTGAAGGCGAACTGACCTCGCCGCGCGTGGCGGTGGATTCCCTCGGGGGCGAGTGGCTCGATGTGCCTGATCGCTACTACCACGATCTGCCACCCGGTCGCTACACACTCACCGTGTGGGCGTACGATTGGGCTGGACGGGAGTACGGTCCCATTCTGCGGCATTTCAGCATGCAGGTGCCCGCCTACGAGTCGCCGGCCGCGCTCGTCACCTACGGTGCGCTCATTGCGCTCATCCTCACGGGTGCCTATCAGTGGCGCATGGCGACACTGCGCAGCAGCACGCAGCGACTGCTCGAGCGTGAGCGCCAGGCCGACGCCGAGCGCGCGTGGTTTCAGGAGCAGGTACGCGAGGCGCAGAAGCTCGAGTCACTGGGCACGTTGGCCGGCGGTGTGGCACATGACTTCAACAACCTGCTTGGCGTCATTCGCGGCAACGCGGAGCTGGCGCGCACCGCGCTGCGCAAGGGACGCAGCAACGCCGATCACCTCGGCGCCATTCTCGATGCCAGTGACCGCGCGCGTGATATTGTACGGCAGATCCTCACGTTCAGTCGGCGCTCCACGCCCACGCGCGAGTATGTGAACTTGTCGCGTCTGGTGCTGGACCTGCAGCCGCTGCTGCGGCGCATGGTGCCGCGCACGGTGCAACTGGTGACCACCGGCGCGGAGCACGCACACCTCGTGCAGGGCGACCCCACGCAGTTGCAGCAATTGCTGCTCAACCTGGTGTCGAACGCCGAGTACGCGCTGCGGCAGAAGGTCACGGGCACCATCACGCTGGTGCTGAGCACGCGCACGGTGGCCGAGGGGCAGCCGGCGCCCACCGGCACCGTGGTGGTGCTGCAGGTGCGCGATACCGGCGATGGCATGAGCGAAGAGGTGCGGCAGCGCATTTTTGAGCCCTTCTTCACCACCAAGCCCACGGGCGAGGGCACGGGGCTGGGCATGGCGGTGGTGCACGGCATTGTGGTGTCACATGGCGGCCGTGCCGAGGTGTTCAGCACGCCTGGCGCGGGTTCCACGTTCGAACTGACGTTCCCCGCGGCGAATATCGAGGGACTCTTCGACGACGATCTTGATCCCGATCTGGTCGTGGACTTCGATGACGAGTCCCCGTCGGATGCATCGGCCCCGATGAGCCGTGAGCTGGTTGTGAGCGGCGAGTTTGATGTGCCCGTGACCGACGACGGGTCCGACGACCACGATGATGCCGTGCTGGAGACCAGCCCGTTTGCCGGTACGTCCGTCGTCGTGGTCGATGACGAACCGGGTGTGGCGGCGGTGGTGGAGCGCGCGCTGCAGCATGCGGGGCATGTGGTGCACGTCTTCACGGCACCGGAGGCCGCGTTGGCCTTCATTCGCGATCAGCCGTTTGCCGTGGATCTGGTGATCACCGACCAGACCATGCCGGGCATGACCGGCGACATGCTGACGGAACAGATTCACGCGCTGCGTGCCGAGCTCCCGGTGCTGATTCTCACCGGTTTCAGTCATCGCTTGTCGGCTGAGCGCGTGGCGGCCGTTGGGGTGATGGCCGTGCTCGACAAGCCGGTGGCGCTGGCGACGTTGCGCCGTGCGGTCAACGCGGCGCTGGCGGGATCTTCTTGA